A window from Salvelinus fontinalis isolate EN_2023a chromosome 8, ASM2944872v1, whole genome shotgun sequence encodes these proteins:
- the LOC129860784 gene encoding protein SET-like isoform X2, whose amino-acid sequence MGPCCDTKNTRKVQMRLDTLEKKGAWLHQRLELKMSCQRRPHLDQRSSITQAIPDFWVTALLNHPHLSAHIDETDEDALSYMTNLEIESFKNNKLGYRIGFHFRRNPYFQNVIIVKELHLGMGGSPVSFSDPILWYRGQNLTLHSEPRRSGRGIYQTFFSWFSDHTSPGRDDIAQILKDDLFRNPLRYYLTPLWEPRQNGSTSGPKPADNSNGDDCVVISDSDDDEDQAEEQAKPGRGHSREEEDEDEDKVHGGQDAGSDDSGQEAREDEDEDSFGEKDEAVDELRGREVRDQDDEEDIEVDEEEDEC is encoded by the exons ATGGGGCCGTGTTGTGATACGAAGAACACACGTAAG GTACAGATGAGGCTGGATACTCTGGAGAAGAAAGGTGCGTGGCTCCACCAGCGGTTAGAGCTGAAGATGAGCTGCCAGCGCCGTCCACACCTGGACCAGCGCAGCTCAATCACCCAAGCCATCCCTGACTTCTGGGTCACGGCA TTGTTGAACCACCCTCATCTCTCTGCTCACATCGACGAAACCGATGAAGACGCTCTCAGTTACATGACCAACCTTGAA ATTGAATCCTTCAAAAACAACAAGCTTGGCTACAGAATCGGGTTCCACTTCAGGCGGAACCCTTACTTCCAAAACGTCATCATAGTGAAGGAGCTCCACCTTGGAATGGGAG GATCTCCAGTGTCTTTCTCTGACCCCATCCTGTGGTACCGCGGGCAGAACCTGACGCTCCACAGTGAACCCAGGAGATCGGGACGTGGCATTTACCAGACCTTCTTCAGCTGGTTCAGCGACCACACCAGCCCTGGCCGGGACGATATAGCACAG ATACTGAAGGATGACCTTTTCAGAAACCCTCTGAGATACTACCTGACTCCACTGTGGGAACCCAGGCAGAATGGCAG CACCAGTGGGCCCAAGCCAGCTGACAACAGCAACGGGGATGATTGTGTGGTGATCTCCGACTCGGATGATGACGAAGACCAGGCTGAAGAGCAGGCTAAGCCTGGACGAGGTCATAgcagggaagaggaggatgaagatgaGGACAAGGTGCATGGGGGCCAAGATGCAG GGTCTGATGACAGCGGCCAGGAGGCcagagaggatgaggatgaggactcGTTCGGAGAGAAGGATGAAGCGGTGGATGAATTACGAGGTCGCGAGGTTCGAGACCAAGATGACGAGGAGGATATTGAGGTGGACGAAGAAGAGGACGAGTGCTAA
- the LOC129860784 gene encoding uncharacterized protein LOC129860784 isoform X1 has translation MSEKTSCSKKSAVSAPKKRCPSPDQAGEAPLHSKLAKVGDDVSSELTSNSHGNKNGEDGDKVSAKEEKNNRNYESGLDADAHVSVAESAPVSRDPKKVDTGESAGAEDCRPSTSLDQSDSAAIAAAKALASFTRATTDEAKQTSCSSKKVVHHERLSHKVKRGDHESSKERAKPERGLHTQAAAADSSTSLRGVDREDAEDMPDEDDDSIPGSSSTPSSSFPSDNDDDGECAIVSVKMAPEIRQSLSLLAQVQMRLDTLEKKGAWLHQRLELKMSCQRRPHLDQRSSITQAIPDFWVTALLNHPHLSAHIDETDEDALSYMTNLEIESFKNNKLGYRIGFHFRRNPYFQNVIIVKELHLGMGGSPVSFSDPILWYRGQNLTLHSEPRRSGRGIYQTFFSWFSDHTSPGRDDIAQILKDDLFRNPLRYYLTPLWEPRQNGSTSGPKPADNSNGDDCVVISDSDDDEDQAEEQAKPGRGHSREEEDEDEDKVHGGQDAGSDDSGQEAREDEDEDSFGEKDEAVDELRGREVRDQDDEEDIEVDEEEDEC, from the exons ATGAGCGAAAAAACGAGCTGCAGCAAAAAGTCTGCAGTCTCCGCACCGAAGAAACGATGTCCGTCCCCTGATCAGGCTGGTGAGGCCCCGCTTCATAGTAagttagccaaagtgggcgacgACGTGTCCAGTGAATTAACATCGAATTCTCATGGAAACAAAAATGGGGAAGATGGCGATAAAGTATCAGCCAAGGAAGAGAAGAATAATAGAAATTACGAGAGTGGACTAGACGCTGATGCACATGTCAGCGTCGCCGAGAGTGCACCAGTCTCTCGCGATCCAAAGAAAGTAGACACCGGGGAAAGTGCTGGTGCTGAGGATTGCCGACCCTCAACTTCACTGGACCAGTCTGATTCGGCCGCAATAGCAGCCGCCAAGGCACTTGCTAGTTTCACAAGAGCAACTACAGATGAGGCGAAACAAACGTCCTGCTCCTCCAAAAAAGTTGTACATCATGAGAGACTGAGCCACAAAGTTAAGCGTGGTGACCATGAGTCCTCAAAGGAACGGGCAAAACCTGAAAGGGGTCTTCACACGCAGGCAGCAGCGGCAGACAGCTCTACCTCACTGCGTGGAGTTGACAGGGAGGATGCTGAGGACATGCCCGATGAGGATGACGACTCAATACCTGGATCATCCTCCACGCCAAGTTCCTCATTCCCATCAGATAATGACGATGACGGGGAGTGCGCCATAGTATCAGTGAAGATGGCCCCAGAGATCCGACAATCATTGTCCCTTCTGGCACAGGTACAGATGAGGCTGGATACTCTGGAGAAGAAAGGTGCGTGGCTCCACCAGCGGTTAGAGCTGAAGATGAGCTGCCAGCGCCGTCCACACCTGGACCAGCGCAGCTCAATCACCCAAGCCATCCCTGACTTCTGGGTCACGGCA TTGTTGAACCACCCTCATCTCTCTGCTCACATCGACGAAACCGATGAAGACGCTCTCAGTTACATGACCAACCTTGAA ATTGAATCCTTCAAAAACAACAAGCTTGGCTACAGAATCGGGTTCCACTTCAGGCGGAACCCTTACTTCCAAAACGTCATCATAGTGAAGGAGCTCCACCTTGGAATGGGAG GATCTCCAGTGTCTTTCTCTGACCCCATCCTGTGGTACCGCGGGCAGAACCTGACGCTCCACAGTGAACCCAGGAGATCGGGACGTGGCATTTACCAGACCTTCTTCAGCTGGTTCAGCGACCACACCAGCCCTGGCCGGGACGATATAGCACAG ATACTGAAGGATGACCTTTTCAGAAACCCTCTGAGATACTACCTGACTCCACTGTGGGAACCCAGGCAGAATGGCAG CACCAGTGGGCCCAAGCCAGCTGACAACAGCAACGGGGATGATTGTGTGGTGATCTCCGACTCGGATGATGACGAAGACCAGGCTGAAGAGCAGGCTAAGCCTGGACGAGGTCATAgcagggaagaggaggatgaagatgaGGACAAGGTGCATGGGGGCCAAGATGCAG GGTCTGATGACAGCGGCCAGGAGGCcagagaggatgaggatgaggactcGTTCGGAGAGAAGGATGAAGCGGTGGATGAATTACGAGGTCGCGAGGTTCGAGACCAAGATGACGAGGAGGATATTGAGGTGGACGAAGAAGAGGACGAGTGCTAA